From Rhodamnia argentea isolate NSW1041297 chromosome 10, ASM2092103v1, whole genome shotgun sequence, a single genomic window includes:
- the LOC115745716 gene encoding probable anion transporter 3, chloroplastic, whose protein sequence is MEALRPAACPVSSPNPRLSISRSRMACFGRTQLGFASGIRARPVGRDCSGGGARSTGGKAWKQQQQVRCTAEGIERGLLFGDRGGRVEAAAEDAIGVAVVPERFKVVALMACAMCLCNADRVVMSVAVVPLAAQHGWSSSFLGIVQSSFLWGYIFSSVVGGMLVDKYGGKRVMAWGVALWSLATLLTPWAANHSTAALLAIRAFFGLAEGVALPSMSTLSSRWFPIHERASAVGLSMGGFHLGNVVGLVLTPLMMSSVGISGPFLLFSSLGLLWVMRWANGVTNHPRESRFVGASELRLIEDGKSNAAVGNREFPSLRALLSKPPALAIILANITNNWGYFVLLSWMPVYFKTVFNINLKHAAWFSAVPWGTMAVCGYIAGAASDYLIKAGYSLTLVRKAMQSIGFIGPGIALLCLNYADSPAVAALFITVALSFSSFSQAGFLLNIQDIAPQCAGFLHGIANSAGTLAAIVSTIGTGYFVQWLGSFQAFLTLTAALYFAATVFYNLYATGDRVF, encoded by the exons ATGGAGGCTCTGCGTCCCGCCGCCTGCCCTGTTTCTTCTCCGAACCCGCGGCTCTCGATCTCGAGGTCGAGGATGGCGTGTTTCGGGAGGACCCAGCTGGGCTTCGCGTCGGGCATTCGCGCCAGGCCAGTCGGACGGGACTGCTCCGGCGGCGGAGCTCGGAGCACGGGCGGGAAGGCGtggaagcagcagcagcaggtgAGGTGCACGGCGGAGGGGATAGAGAGGGGGCTGCTCTTCGGGGACAGGGGCGGCCGCGTCGAGGCGGCGGCCGAGGACGCCATCGGCGTGGCGGTGGTGCCGGAGAGGTTCAAGGTGGTGGCGTTGATGGCGTGCGCGATGTGCCTGTGTAATGCCGACCGGGTGGTGATGTCGGTCGCCGTTGTTCCCCTCGCCGCGCAGCACGGCTGGTCCAGCTCTTTCCTGGGCATCGTTCAG TCATCTTTCCTATGGGGATACATATTCTCGTCGGTTGTCGGAGGCATGCTGGTCGACAAGTACGGCGGGAAGAGAGTGATGGCATGGGGCGTGGCCTTGTGGTCGCTGGCCACTCTCCTCACCCCTTGGGCCGCCAACCACTCGACCGCCGCCCTTCTGGCCATTCGCGCCTTCTTCGGGCTTGCCGAGGGCGTGGCTCTTCCCTCCATGAGCACCCTCTCATCGAG GTGGTTCCCGATCCACGAGCGAGCGAGCGCTGTCGGGCTATCGATGGGGGGATTTCACCTCGGCAACGTCGTCGGCTTGGTTCTCACTCCGCTGATGATGTCGTCGGTCGGCATTTCGGGTCCAttcctcctcttctcctcccTAGGACTGCTTTGGGTAATGAGGTGGGCCAATGGAGTGACCAACCACCCGCGAGAGAGCCGATTTGTCGGTGCATCCGAGCTGCGGCTAATCGAAGATGGGAAATCGAATGCGGCGGTCGGGAACAGAGAATTCCCGTCGCTTCGCGCTCTATTGTCGAAGCCACCGGCATTGGCGATCATACTGGCCAACATCACCAACAACTGG GGATATTTCGTACTGCTCTCGTGGATGCCCGTTTACTTCAAAACT GTGTTCAACATAAATTTGAAGCACGCGGCTTGGTTCAGCGCTGTTCCGTGGGGAACAATGGCGGTATGCGGGTACATCGCCGGCGCGGCATCGGATTATTTGATCAAGGCCGGGTACTCTCTAACGCTGGTGCGAAAGGCCATGCAG TCGATCGGTTTCATCGGACCCGGAATTGCACTGCTCTGTTTAAATTACGCCGATTCGCCCGCCGTCGCGGCCTTGTTCATCACGGTGGCACTAAGCTTCAGTTCATTCAGTCAGGCTGGCTTTCTCCTAAATATTCAA GACATAGCTCCTCAGTGTGCAGGATTTCTTCATG GTATCGCGAATTCGGCCGGAACGTTAGCTGCAATAGTAAGCACGATCGGCACCGGCTATTTCGTGCAGTGGCTAGGATCTTTCCAAGCTTTTCTCACGCTCACTGCTGCTCTCTATTTCGCCGCCACCGTGTTCTACAACCTCTACGCTACCGGCGACCGAGTTTTCTAG
- the LOC115745717 gene encoding uncharacterized protein LOC115745717 — MPRSSTGQRPAEPPESNPEDFLANCRVGSAFFPLKRMNFRSFDEFWPFYVSQHSKPATRRWHFAGTLLSIVFLIYSAVFNWWCLFLVPVSGYGLAWYSHLFVEGNVPATFGHPLWSLLCDYKMFGLMLTGKMDREIKRLGKRPVLNGF, encoded by the coding sequence ATGCCAAGATCATCGACCGGACAGAGACCCGCTGAGCCCCCCGAGTCAAACCCAGAAGATTTTCTCGCGAATTGCCGAGTTGGGTCGGCGTTCTTTCCCCTCAAGAGGATGAATTTCAGGAGCTTCGACGAGTTCTGGCCCTTCTACGTGAGCCAGCACTCGAAGCCGGCCACGAGGCGTTGGCACTTCGCGGGCACGCTCCTGAGCATCGTCTTCTTGATCTACTCGGCCGTGTTCAACTGGTGGTGCCTCTTCCTCGTGCCCGTCTCCGGCTACGGCCTCGCCTGGTACAGCCACCTGTTCGTGGAGGGCAACGTCCCCGCGACCTTCGGGCACCCGCTCTGGTCGCTTCTGTGCGATTACAAGATGTTCGGTCTGATGCTGACTGGGAAGATGGACAGGGAGATAAAGCGGCTCGGGAAGAGACCCGTCTTGAATGGCTTCTGA